A single Triticum dicoccoides isolate Atlit2015 ecotype Zavitan chromosome 2A, WEW_v2.0, whole genome shotgun sequence DNA region contains:
- the LOC119358927 gene encoding calmodulin-binding protein 25-like, translating to MDAMSCLGPPPSTSFLSPYYTDAAIMQALHFSSMSMPEHEHAYSPAVSSPSSASAPSSSSLLPDFPGGGSWFASTASPPTGSLACDSVAPSTPVGAATNKRRVGLGPNAAVAGRVGKRRARPSKRAPTTYISTDAVNFRLMVQHVTGAQAEPTADGALLPASVDASSASALLDGLPFDGAFGDALRLPSDVDAEALHRHHHQQQHACYPTLDSWSVMCESSQL from the coding sequence ATGGATGCCATGTCGTGCCTGGGGCCGCCACCATCCACGTCGTTCCTCTCGCCCTACTACACCGACGCCGCCATCATGCAAGCGCTGCACTTCTCCTCCATGTCCATGCCCGAGCACGAGCACGCTTACTCCCCCGCAGTCTCCTCCCCGTCCTCCGCCTCGGCGCCCTCATCGTCGTCCCTCCTCCCGGACTTCCCCGGCGGTGGCAGCTGGTTCGCGTCCACGGCCTCCCCGCCGACGGGATCGCTCGCCTGCGACTCCGTCGCGCCGTCCACACCCGTGGGCGCCGCGACGAACAAGAGGCGGGTGGGCCTGGGGCCCAACGCAGCGGTCGCCGGGCGGGTCGGGAAGCGTCGGGCGAGGCCGTCGAAGCGCGCGCCGACCACGTACATAAGCACCGACGCCGTCAACTTCCGACTCATGGTGCAGCACGTCACGGGCGCCCAGGCCGAGCCCACGGCAGACGGCGCACTCCTGCCCGCGTCGGTCGACGCGTCCTCCGCCTCGGCGCTGCTGGACGGCCTCCCTTTCGACGGCGCGTTCGGGGACGCGCTGCGGCTGCCGTCGGACGTCGACGCGGAGGCgctccatcgccaccaccaccagcagcagcacgcGTGCTACCCGACGCTGGACTCGTGGAGCGTCATGTGCGAGAGCAGTCAGCTATAA